DNA sequence from the Rubrivirga sp. SAORIC476 genome:
ACTCCCCCGTGCACGCGGTCACGCACGTGAGGATGGTATAGGTGTCACCGACCTCCGGGGTGTAGCCGTCGAGGAACGCCATCCGGAGCAGGCCGCCGGGGGTGGCCGTGCCCGTCACCGCCAGCTGGCTGTACTCGGTGCCCGGCGTCGCGCCCGTGACCTCGATCCCGAGCGTAGCCTCCGCCGTCGGCGACCAGTCGCCCTCCCACATCAGCAGGCCCGGCGACGACCCCGGCTTGGTGATGCCGTCCAGCATCAGCGCGCCCGCGCCGAGGACATCCAGCGTTCCGTTTCCGCTGATGGCCCCGGTCGAGGCGTGCGTGAACGGGAGATTGATATCGAGCTCCCCGCTCTCGACGATGATGCGCCCTGCGTTCTCGAAGACGAGCCCCCCGCCGGTCACTTGCGTCAGCGTCCCCTCCCCTGCCTTGGTCAGCCGTCCCGAGATGGCATTGGCGAAGGAGCCCGGACCGGTCGAGCCGAGATAGTCGCCGGCGCCGGTCACGTTCCACACCGCCGCGTTCTCGACAGCCGCGGCCAGGTAGACGTAGAACGCGCCCGTGCTGGAATGCTCCACGGTGCCCTCGTTGCGCAGCACCACGTCGGCGTTGCGTACCCCACGCGAGCCGGTGGTACCGGTCAGCCGGATCAGGCCCGAGTTGAGCAGCGTGCCCGCGTCGAGGTAGTTGCCCGTCCACTCGATGCCCGTGCCCGAGAACGCCCACTCGGCATCCGCCCCGGCCACCATGTTGTCGTTGGTGAGCAGCGTGCCCGCCTGCTCACCCGAGACCGTGCCGACGAACGTCGCGCCGCCGGTGTTGAACCGGAGGACGGCTTCGCTGGCGGTGGTGAGCGTGGCGTCGGTGTGGAGCGAGGGCCTGTCGAAGCGGAACTCGCCCTCCTGTACGTCGATGACTCCGGCGTTGTCGAACGTGAGGCCGCCGCCGCTGACGGTCGACAGCCCGCCGCCGGATTTGGTGAGGGTGCCGGTCGACTCGTTGACGAACGTGCCCGGACCGGTCGAGCCGACCAAGTCGCCCGCGCCGGTCACGTCCCAGACGGCCGCGTTCTCGACACGCCCTCCCAGGTAGATGTAGAACGCGCCCGTGCTGGAGTGCTCCACGGTGCCCTCGTTGCGCAGCACCACGTCGGCGTTGCGTACCCCACGCGAGCCGGTGGTACCGGTCAGCCGGATCAGGCCCGAGTTGAGCAGCGTGCCCGCGTCGAGGTAGTTGCCCGTCCACTCGATGCCCGTGCCCGAGAACGCCCACTCGGCATCCGCCCCGGCCACCATGTTGTCGTTGGTGAGCAGCGTGCCCGCCTGCTCACCCGAGACCGTGCCGACGAACGTCGCGCCGCCGGTGTTGAACCGGAGGACGGCTTCGCTGGCGGTGGTGAGCGTCGCGTCGGTGTGGAGCGAGGGCCTGTCGAAGCGGAACTCGCCCTCCTGTACGTCGATGACTCCGGCGTTGTCGAACGTGAGGCCGCCGCCGCTGACGGTCGACAGCCCGCCGCCGGATTTGGTGAGGGTGCCGGTCGACTCGTTGACGAACGTGCCCGGGCCGGTCGAGCCGAGATAGTCGCCCGCGCCGGTCACGTTCCACACCGCCGCGTTCTCGACAGCCGCGGCCAGGTAGACGTAGAACGCGCCCGTGCTGGAGTGCTCCACGGTGCCCTCGTTGCGCAGCACCACGTCGGCGTTGCGCACCCCGCGCGAGCCGGTGGTACCGGTCAGCCGGATCAGGCCCGAGTTGAGCAGCGTGCCCGCGTTGAGGTAGTTGCCCGTCCACTCGATGCCGGTGCCCGAGAACGCCCACTCGGCACCCGCCCCGGCCACCATGGTGTCGTTGGTGAGCAGCGTGCCCGCCTGTTCGCCCGCGATGGTGCCGACGAACGTCGCGCCGCCGGTGTTGAACCGGAGGACGGCTTCGCTGGCGGTGGTGAGCGTCGCGTCGGTGTGGAGCGAGGGCCTGTCGAAGCGGAACTCGCCCTCCTGTACGTCGATGACTCCGGCGTTGTCGAACGTGAGGTTGCCGCCGCTGACGGTCGACAGCCCGCCGCCGGATTTGGTGAGGGTGCCGGTCGCCTCGTTGGCGAACGTGCCCGGGCCGGTCGAGCCGACCAGGTCTCCCGCCTCGGTCACGGTCCACTCCGCCGTGTTCTCGACACGCCCTCCCAGGTAGATGTAGAACAGCCCGGTGCCGCTGTGCTCTACCGTGCCCTGGTTCCGAAGCGTCGTGCCATTAACGCCGCGCGAGCCCGTGCTGCCGGTCAGCCGGATCAGGCCCGAGTTGGTCATCGTGCCCGAGGTCATGTACCCGCTCGTCCACTCGAAGACGCCGTTGGCCGAGATCTCGGCCGAGGTGCTGAAGGCGAGCGTGCCTCCAGCGACGAGCGTCTGGGTCCCCGATGTGGCCCCGAGGCGGAGCACGTCGGTGGTGATGCCACCGACGGTGACCGTGTAGGTGCCGTCCAGCGTAATGCAGGCGACCGATGTCGCCGTGGGGACGCCATTGTCCCACTTGCTGCCGTCCGCCCAGGCCCCGCCGGCGGCGTCGGTCCAGGACGTGGTGCAGGGTTGCGCGAGGGCCGCGGGCGCGAGGAGCGTGACGAGGAGAACCAGTAGCCGTCGTGTCATGGTCGTAGGAGAAGAGGTCGATCAGGAAGACGACATCTCCGCCCCGACCGGCTCATTGGCCCGCACGA
Encoded proteins:
- a CDS encoding T9SS type A sorting domain-containing protein, producing the protein MTRRLLVLLVTLLAPAALAQPCTTSWTDAAGGAWADGSKWDNGVPTATSVACITLDGTYTVTVGGITTDVLRLGATSGTQTLVAGGTLAFSTSAEISANGVFEWTSGYMTSGTMTNSGLIRLTGSTGSRGVNGTTLRNQGTVEHSGTGLFYIYLGGRVENTAEWTVTEAGDLVGSTGPGTFANEATGTLTKSGGGLSTVSGGNLTFDNAGVIDVQEGEFRFDRPSLHTDATLTTASEAVLRFNTGGATFVGTIAGEQAGTLLTNDTMVAGAGAEWAFSGTGIEWTGNYLNAGTLLNSGLIRLTGTTGSRGVRNADVVLRNEGTVEHSSTGAFYVYLAAAVENAAVWNVTGAGDYLGSTGPGTFVNESTGTLTKSGGGLSTVSGGGLTFDNAGVIDVQEGEFRFDRPSLHTDATLTTASEAVLRFNTGGATFVGTVSGEQAGTLLTNDNMVAGADAEWAFSGTGIEWTGNYLDAGTLLNSGLIRLTGTTGSRGVRNADVVLRNEGTVEHSSTGAFYIYLGGRVENAAVWDVTGAGDLVGSTGPGTFVNESTGTLTKSGGGLSTVSGGGLTFDNAGVIDVQEGEFRFDRPSLHTDATLTTASEAVLRFNTGGATFVGTVSGEQAGTLLTNDNMVAGADAEWAFSGTGIEWTGNYLDAGTLLNSGLIRLTGTTGSRGVRNADVVLRNEGTVEHSSTGAFYVYLAAAVENAAVWNVTGAGDYLGSTGPGSFANAISGRLTKAGEGTLTQVTGGGLVFENAGRIIVESGELDINLPFTHASTGAISGNGTLDVLGAGALMLDGITKPGSSPGLLMWEGDWSPTAEATLGIEVTGATPGTEYSQLAVTGTATPGGLLRMAFLDGYTPEVGDTYTILTCVTACTGEFDELGLQPGIGATVTVEANEVVVTITEVGLTISRFQPAGQFIVAPEGGQFRIKTVTANPTSAAISTQTWTTLTQPDGSTIDLTGAQPLDLAPGETSRNATLIVLDGEADAGFYTYRRYAGTQGVDTLAVGIYEFEKATLAAREEVPETDFLAEPNETVVEITAGEVTVDGMPTDDEESPLAAGLPTETRLRAPFPNPAFGRATVAFDLAEASEVRVALYDMTGRVVAVVADGPVAAGRHAVPLDASRLSTGVYVVRLTAGALDATQRLTVVR